One region of Eupeodes corollae chromosome 1, idEupCoro1.1, whole genome shotgun sequence genomic DNA includes:
- the LOC129953158 gene encoding putative serine protease K12H4.7 → MKLTISLVVFGIICLTAKGASSNIFEKTFRTLHQEPPPPLSKSRASATIKWIDQKLDNFDSKETRTWRMRYMSNDEFFVPGGPIFIFVGGEWAISSGYLTGGHMYDMAKEHNGAMFYTEHRYYGQSKPTDNLSVENLKYLDVKQALADLANFITTTKQTVEGMENSKVILTGGSYSATMVTWFKRLYPNLIVGSWSSSAPLFAKVDFVEYKEVTGRSIKLLGGDACYNRIKNGIAELENMIVSKRSAEVKAMLKICNNFDETKELDVWTLFSEISDIFAGVVQTHSKNDIQNTCKSIMEGEDDVTGVAKFILRNFGNSGCSDVSYKALLTSLSESTYTSGMMRQWYYQTCNEYGWYQTSGSSAQPFGSKFPEDLYIATCNDVYGTQFTNETIYKNVDNTNKYFGGLNPNVENVYITHGQLDPWSAMGITDSDKATVIPLYAHCKDFGSISSSDTSEMQASKLKIAQLVREWLA, encoded by the exons ATGAAATTAACAATATCGTTGGTGGTTTTTGGGATTATCTGCCTCACTGCTAAAGGTGCAAGTTCAAACATATTCGAAAAAACCTTCAGAACCTTACATCAAGAACCTCCGCCGCCATTGAGTAAAAGCCGGGCAAGTGCCACCATCAAATGGATAGATCAAAAGTTAGataattttgattcaaaagaAACTAGGACTTGGCGAATG cGATACATGTCGAACGATGAATTCTTTGTGCCAGGTGGACcgatatttatatttgttggcGGGGAATGGGCTATTTCAAGTGGTTACCTAACAGGAGGACACATGTATGACATGGCCAAGGAACACAATGGAGCCATGTTTTACACAGAACATAGATACTACGGACAAAGCAAACCGACTGA taATCTAAGCGTTGAGAATCTTAAATACTTGGATGTAAAACAAGCTTTAGCCGACTTGGCTAACTTTATAACAACCACAAAGCAGACGGTTGAAGGAATGGAAAATTCTAAAGTCATTTTGACTGGTGGATCATATTCAGCTACAATGGTGACATGGTTCAAGCGCTTGTACCCCAATTTAATAGTTGGATCTTGGTCTTCGAGTGCTCCACTTTTTGCTAAAGTAGACTTCGTTG AATATAAGGAAGTTACTGGTAGATCAATTAAACTACTCGGAGGAGATGCGTGCTACAACAGAATCAAAAACGGAATAGCTGAACTGGAGAATATGATTGTGAGCAAACGGAGTGCTGAAGTAAAAGCAATGCTTAAAATCTGCAACAATTTTGACGAAACAAAAGAATTGGATGTCTGGACATTATTTAGTGAAATTTCTGACATATTTGCTGGTGTTGTCCAAACTCATAG CAAAAATGATATTCAAAATACCTGTAAGAGCATTATGGAGGGTGAAGACGATGTAACAGGTGTTGCgaaatttattttgagaaactTTGGCAACTCAGGCTGTTCGGATGTTTCATATAAGGCTTTGTTGACATCTCTGTCGGAATCAACTTATACAAGTGGAATGA TGCGGCAATGGTATTACCAAACATGCAATGAATACGGCTGGTATCAAACATCGGGCTCATCAGCTCAACCATTTGGAAGCAAGTTTCCTGAAGACTTGTATATAGCGACATGCAACGATGTGTACGGCACTCAATTTACAAATGAGACCATTTACAAGAACGTTGATAACACAAATAAATACTTCGGTGGCTTGAATCCAAATGtagaaaatgtttacattacTCATGGTCAGTTGGATCCATGGAGTGCAATGGGAATCACGGATTCCGACAAGGCTACCGTTATACCAT TATATGCTCATTGTAAGGATTTCGGATCTATCAGCTCATCGGATACAAGTGAAATGCAAGCATCTAAGCTAAAAATTGCCCAATTAGTACGTGAATGGTTGGCATGA